One Salvia splendens isolate huo1 chromosome 12, SspV2, whole genome shotgun sequence genomic window carries:
- the LOC121757905 gene encoding serine/threonine-protein phosphatase 7 long form homolog, with the protein MATSSSTGHLLYGPEDPSVLNMQKNHISNKLMKGGTTQVFKVRRTESKTWDAVIHENVRYWLDVFGFKGVIDCGKPMKVDNELITALIERWRPETHTFHLPIGETTITLEDVQAIWGLRADGVVFTGRDYHDNFPDWTSKCRDLLGWIPDSSTETKQGGLLMTALINQTRMPLGDDLPTYVYIQRARIHALILLGGLILPDTTGCKVPFMWLNGLGDPEEVKNISWGSAALAYLYHYLCEASMDKRKELGGPMILLQLWAWERMPTLRPAFIGPKVHEPYTPCGARWRGTTQIGNAPRHSVEHYRDQLSLIRPGQLAIKFCSTINPIWVFFIPVHGTAFITNFSVERLKETYRNMTGVAKKSPRKSQPLLSACVNEELLPSQLV; encoded by the exons ATGGCGACTTCAAGTTCTACTGGACATTTATTGTATGGACCCGAAGACCCGTCCGTGttaaatatgcaaaaaaatcacatttcaaataaactgaTGAAAGGGGGAACAACCCAAGTATTTAAAGTCCGAAGGACTGAAAGTAAGACTTGGGACGCCGTGATTCACGAGAATGTAAGATATTGGCTTGACGtctttggtttcaaaggcgtgatCGATTGTGGGAAGCCAATGAAGGTCGACAATGAGCTGATCACGGCGttgattgagcgttggaggccggAGACACACACATTCCATCTACCGATCGGTGAGACGACGATcaccttggaagatgtgcaagccaTCTGGGGCTTGAGGGCGGATGGCGTCGTTTTCACGGGTCGTGACTATCATGACAACTTTCCAGATTGGACCAGCAAGTGCCGCGatctgttgggatggataccagaTTCTTCCACAGAGACAAAGCAAGGCGGTTTGCTGATGACCGCGCTGATCAACCAGACAAGGATGCCTCTGGGTGATGACCTGCCTACTTACGTATACATCCAAAGAGCACGTATCCATGCCCTAATTTTATTAGGAGGTCTCATTCTACCGGATACCACGGGGTGTAAGGTGCcatttatgtggttgaatgGGCTTGGGGATCCGGAAGAGGTGAAGAATATAAGTTGGGGAAGCGCGGCATTGGCCTACCTTTATCATTATCTATGCGAGGCTTCCATGGATAAGAGAAAAGAGTTGGGCGGCCCTATGATCCTCCTGCAgctatgggcgtgggaaagaatgcccacattgaggCCTGCGTTCATAGGACCAAAGGTGCACGAGCCATATACACCATGTGGCGCCAG GTGGAGAGGAACAACGCAGATAGGAAATGCTCCAAGACACTCGGTTGAGCATTACCGTGACCAATTATCTCTGATTAGACCTGGCCAG cttgctatcaaattttgttccacCATTAATCCGATATGGGTGTTCTTCATCCCAGTACATGGTACTGCGTTCATTACCAACTTCAG tgttgaaagattgaaggaaacttaccgaaATATGACGGGAGTCGCCAAGAAATCGCCAAGGAAATCGCAACCTTTGCTGTCTGCGTGCGTGAATGAGGAGCTACTGCCTTCTCAGCTGGTTTAA
- the LOC121757906 gene encoding endo-1,4-beta-xylanase 4-like: MAHSAWIQVDEGEETILAYIKTPSETKPSGSVIAKTGCWSMLKGGFTAYEDEKVDLIFKVPNNKNEVWIDNVSLKSFTKAEWREQQKRSINKYRKRDIKIKVTDKAGKPLEGANITLTHTRPLFLIGCGTGYSILEAKAYQDFFAARFTAATPHNEMKWYYNEHFQGVENYETADAMVSFFEKNNIAIRGHCILWDSTNASNYWTQTLPPREVLYTTIRRIASVVSRYTGRVIAWDVVNENLHNSYYESILGANASAMIYQVTRAIDPHTPLFINEYNTLEYPKDIKVIPARIVHKIREIKSFPGNEDMVLHIGMQGHFTLRANISYIRAAFDVMGASGSPIWLTELDFLKSDTQHEDLENVLRESFSHPAVEGIIIFGGWKKKGCRDECINAKDYNHMPIGCGQMCLIDNNFKITPTGELVDRLILKEWRSNVVTVTDKDGVFSGRLFHGDFNLTCSHPSIPNPVERTFKLEKEEGALQFGITLK; the protein is encoded by the exons ATGGCTCACTCAG CATGGATACAAGTAGACGAAGGAGAAGAAACCATACTAGCTTATATTAAAACTCCTAGTGAAACTAAGCCATCTGGTTCAGTAATAGCCAAAACTGGTTGTTGGTCTATGCTCAAAGGAGGATTCACTGCTTATGAAGATGAGAAAGTTGATCTAATTTTCAAG GTTCCAAACAATAAGAATGAGGTTTGGATAGACAATGTATCACTTAAGTCATTCACAAAAGCAGAATGGAGAGAACAACAGAAGAGAAGCATCAATAAG TATCGCAAAAGggacataaaaataaaagtgacgGACAAGGCAGGTAAGCCATTGGAAGGCGCAAACATAACCCTAACCCACACAAGGCCACTCTTCCTCATCGGCTGCGGCACGGGCTACTCGATCCTCGAAGCGAAGGCGTACCAAGACTTCTTCGCCGCCCGCTTCACAGCCGCGACACCCCACAACGAGATGAAGTGGTACTACAACGAACACTTCCAAGGCGTGGAGAACTATGAGACCGCGGATGCCATGGTGTCCTTCTTCGAGAAGAACAACATCGCCATCCGCGGCCACTGCATCCTATGGGACTCAACCAACGCATCCAACTATTGGACCCAAACCCTCCCGCCGCGTGAGGTCCTTTACACGACCATCCGCCGCATCGCCTCTGTAGTGTCCCGGTACACCGGAAGGGTCATCGCCTGGGACGTGGTGAACGAGAACTTGCACAACTCGTACTACGAAAGCATCCTTGGTGCAAACGCTTCCGCCATGATTTACCAG GTCACCCGGGCTATCGATCCACATACCCCTCTATTCATTAACGAGTACAACACGCTCGAGTACCCCAAGGACATTAAGGTCATCCCGGCAAGAATCGTACACAAGATCCGCGAGATCAAGTCATTTCCCGGGAATGAGGACATGGTCCTGCACATTGGAATGCAGGGCCATTTTACCCTAAGGGCCAACATATCCTACATACGTGCGGCCTTCGATGTCATGGGCGCTTCAGGGAGCCCCATATGGCTCACAGAGCTCGACTTCCTCAAGAGCGACACACAACACGAGGACCTCGAGAACGTCCTCAGGGAGTCGTTCTCACATCCGGCTGTGGAGGGGATCATCATATTCGGAGGGTGGAAGAAGAAAGGGTGCAGGGACGAATGCATAAACGCAAAAGATTACAACCACATGCCAATCGGGTGCGGGCAGATGTGCCTCAtagacaacaacttcaagatcacGCCGACCGGAGAGCTCGTGGATCGGCTGATCTTGAAAGAGTGGAGGAGCAACGTTGTAACGGTCACGGACAAGGACGGAGTTTTCTCCGGCAGACTGTTTCACGGGGATTTTAATCTCACTTGCTCTCATCCATCGATACCAAATCCTGTGGAGAGAACCTTCAAACTCGAAAAGGAGGAAGGCGCACTTCAATTTGGAATAACTCTCAAATGA